Proteins encoded in a region of the Vicia villosa cultivar HV-30 ecotype Madison, WI linkage group LG5, Vvil1.0, whole genome shotgun sequence genome:
- the LOC131607871 gene encoding protein NRT1/ PTR FAMILY 4.5-like: protein MQEEELVDGKVDWRGRRAVRHKHGGMKVSLLVLGAFAFENMATLSLAVNLVSYFTGIMHYELSDAANMVTNYAGVSYMLSIVVAVLADTLIGRYKSVLFSGSIECLGLALLAIQAHSRSLKPAICNLFDKNAVCEKIKGNHEAFLLVGLYLLAFGSAGLKASLPPHGADQFDERNPKEARQMSSFFNGLLLALCVGGSVSLTFNVWIQDNKGWDWGFGVATIAIVCATVTFAFGLPLYRIQVAQRTNSLIEIFQVYFAAIRNRNLPLPADSEELYEIEQDKEAAIEIEFLPHRDIFRFLDKAAIERKSNDVQSEKQEIPSQWKLCRVTQVENAKIILSMIPIFCCTIIMTLCLAQLQTFSVQQGFTMKTRIAKHFNIPPASLPIIPVAFLLILIPFYDQICVPLLRKLTGIPTGVTHLQRIGVGLVLSSISMAIAAIIEVKRKGVARDNNMLDAVPGLQPLPLSIFWLSFQYFVFGIADMFTYVGLLEFFYSEAPKGLKATSTCFLWCSMAIGYFLSSIMVQLVNRATKNVTASGGWLAGNNINRNHLNLFYLLLSLLSLVNFFVYLVVSKRYKYRPQSPAVQGVAFQ from the exons ATGCAGGAAGAAGAGCTAGTTGATGGAAAAGTTGATTGGAGAGGAAGAAGAGCTGTGAGACACAAACATGGGGGAATGAAAGTGTCTTTGCTTGTACTAG GTGCGTTTGCATTTGAGAACATGGCAACACTATCACTAGCAGTGAATTTAGTGTCATACTTCACTGGAATAATGCATTATGAACTATCAGATGCAGCTAACATGGTAACAAACTACGCCGGAGTTAGTTACATGCTTTCCATTGTTGTCGCTGTTCTTGCTGATACATTGATTGGAAGATACAAATCTGTTCTTTTTTCTGGCAGCATTGAGTGTTTG GGACTGGCGTTACTCGCAATACAAGCGCACTCTCGTTCTTTAAAGCCAGCAATATGCAACCTCTTTGACAAAAATGCAGTGTGTGAAAAAATCAAAGGCAACCATGAAGCTTTTCTCTTAGTTGGTCTTTACTTATTGGCCTTTGGTAGTGCAGGATTGAAAGCTTCTCTTCCCCCACATGGTGCAGACCAATTTGATGAAAGAAATCCCAAAGAAGCTAGACAAATGTCCAGTTTCTTCAATGGTCTCTTACTTGCACTTTGTGTTGGTGGTTCTGTCAGCTTAACTTTCAATGTCTGGATACAAGATAATAAAGGATGGGATTGGGGATTTGGAGTCGCCACCATTGCTATCGTCTGTGCTACTGTAACCTTTGCATTCGGATTGCCGTTATATCGAATTCAGGTTGCTCAAAGAACTAACTCTCTTATTGAGATCTTCCAG GTATACTTTGCGGCAATTCGCAACAGAAATCTTCCACTTCCTGCAGATTCTGAAGAACTATATGAAATTGAACAGGACAAAGAAGCTGCAATAGAAATAGAGTTTCTGCCTCATAGAGACATTTTCAG GTTCTTGGACAAAGCAGCAATAGAAAGAAAATCTAATGATGTACAATCTGAAAAACAAGAGATTCCAAGTCAATGGAAACTATGCAGAGTTACACAAGTAGAAAATGCAAAGATAATCCTAAGCATGATTCCAATATTCTGCTGCACAATCATAATGACACTTTGCTTAGCACAACTTCAAACTTTCTCAGTTCAACAAGGTTTCACAATGAAAACAAGAATCGCGAAACACTTCAACATCCCACCAGCATCACTACCAATCATACCAGTTGCATTCTTGCTCATACTAATCCCTTTCTACGACCAAATCTGCGTGCCACTCCTGCGCAAACTCACTGGCATTCCCACCGGTGTTACTCACTTGCAGCGAATAGGAGTCGGGCTAGTACTTTCCAGCATTTCGATGGCGATTGCAGCAATCATAGAAGTGAAAAGAAAAGGTGTTGCTAGAGACAATAACATGCTTGATGCTGTTCCGGGACTTCAACCATTACCATTGAGTATATTTTGGCTATCTTTTCAGTACTTTGTGTTTGGTATAGCTGATATGTTTACCTATGTTGGACTTCTTGAGTTTTTCTATTCAGAAGCACCAAAAGGACTTAAAGCTACATCAACATGCTTCCTTTGGTGCTCTATGGCAATTGGATATTTTCTAAGCAGCATAATGGTGCAACTTGTGAATAGAGCTACCAAGAATGTTACTGCAAGTGGTGGATGGTTAGCAGGGAATAATATTAATAGGAACCATTTGAACCTTTTCTACTTGTTGCTTTCTTTGTTGAGCTTGGTCAATTTCTTTGTCTATTTGGTAGTTTCAAAGAGGTACAAGTATAGGCCTCAAAGTCCTGCAGTTCAAGGTGTGGCTTTTCAATAG